Proteins encoded in a region of the Spirochaetota bacterium genome:
- a CDS encoding EFR1 family ferrodoxin (N-terminal region resembles flavodoxins. C-terminal ferrodoxin region binds two 4Fe-4S clusters.) encodes MAKYKKVVLYYFTGTGNALRAARWILEKASSMAMDAELHAIDRGYRPDISTLDSSTLVGFLYPTHGFNAAPSMIYFLLKFPRIRGGHAFVLNTRAGSKIFRFLGPGLSGLAQVLPMAILAIKGFSVRGGLPLDMPSNWISLHPGYSDRWISFIVRRCEEITMDFAGAILSGHRRFFRSLITLPIDLAIAPVAVIYFLIGRFMLAKTFIYSSNCNDCMICVNNCPVGAIEIRHGKPYWKLTCESCMRCIDNCPQQAIQASHLFFLIIVLISQIPFTAYLFTAMPLLSVINHRWIVSFLNAYIVLLIVFFLYGLLQMLLRLKPVNALFTFTSLTRYWRRYRAPGITLRDYRSDRPGGRGEKS; translated from the coding sequence ATGGCTAAATATAAAAAAGTTGTTCTTTACTATTTTACCGGCACTGGAAACGCCCTCAGGGCGGCCCGGTGGATTTTAGAAAAAGCATCCTCCATGGCCATGGACGCGGAGCTCCATGCCATAGACCGCGGATACAGGCCCGATATCTCAACACTGGACAGCTCCACCCTCGTGGGTTTCCTCTATCCTACCCATGGCTTTAACGCCGCCCCTTCCATGATCTATTTCCTGTTGAAATTCCCCAGGATCAGGGGGGGCCATGCCTTTGTTCTCAACACCAGGGCGGGAAGCAAGATTTTCCGCTTCCTGGGGCCTGGCCTGTCCGGCCTGGCCCAGGTCCTTCCGATGGCCATCCTCGCCATTAAGGGCTTCAGCGTCCGGGGCGGCCTTCCCCTGGACATGCCGTCGAACTGGATCTCGCTTCATCCGGGGTATAGCGACCGGTGGATATCCTTCATCGTCAGGCGCTGCGAGGAGATAACGATGGATTTCGCCGGCGCGATCCTTTCGGGTCACCGCAGGTTTTTCCGGTCCCTGATCACGCTTCCCATCGACCTCGCCATCGCGCCCGTTGCCGTCATCTATTTCCTCATAGGCCGCTTCATGCTGGCCAAGACCTTCATCTATTCAAGCAATTGCAACGACTGCATGATCTGCGTTAACAACTGCCCGGTGGGCGCCATCGAGATACGTCACGGCAAACCCTACTGGAAGCTCACCTGCGAAAGCTGCATGCGCTGTATCGACAACTGCCCGCAGCAGGCGATCCAGGCGTCGCACCTGTTTTTTCTGATTATAGTCCTTATCAGCCAGATACCCTTTACCGCGTACCTTTTCACCGCCATGCCCCTTCTTTCAGTCATCAATCACCGGTGGATCGTCTCGTTCCTGAACGCATACATCGTGCTCCTCATCGTCTTTTTCCTGTACGGATTATTGCAGATGCTCCTCCGGTTAAAACCGGTCAACGCCCTGTTCACCTTTACGTCCCTCACCCGGTACTGGCGCCGCTACAGGGCCCCCGGTATAACCCTCAGGGATTATCGCTCCGACAGGCCCGGTGGTCGTGGTGAAAAATCCTGA
- a CDS encoding TetR/AcrR family transcriptional regulator: MKKKEDITRIYRAALSMFAKYGFRKATMDDVAGELGMTKGNLYLYAKDKRDLYDRAVAHALREWQGRVLQAVLAEEDPRKQFEVMSLKAMEYLAHDDHLRNILAMDPEIFPMFTDNDPYGEINRNSVAIITRILKDGMKAGVFRPVNLATLPQILFMIYKMFIIGSYISSEGGMRQKMYRETLDLITKGIFRGTEWDVPRKKGK; this comes from the coding sequence ATGAAGAAAAAAGAGGACATCACCAGGATCTACCGGGCGGCCCTTTCCATGTTCGCGAAATACGGCTTCAGGAAGGCCACCATGGACGATGTGGCCGGTGAGCTGGGCATGACCAAGGGGAACCTCTACCTCTACGCGAAGGACAAGCGGGACCTCTACGACCGGGCCGTGGCCCACGCCCTGCGGGAATGGCAGGGGAGGGTGCTCCAGGCCGTGCTGGCGGAAGAAGACCCGAGGAAGCAGTTCGAGGTCATGTCCCTCAAGGCGATGGAATACCTCGCCCATGACGACCATCTGCGGAACATCCTGGCCATGGACCCCGAGATCTTTCCCATGTTCACCGACAACGATCCCTACGGCGAGATAAACAGGAACTCGGTCGCCATCATCACCCGCATACTCAAGGATGGCATGAAGGCCGGGGTCTTCAGGCCGGTGAACCTCGCCACGCTTCCGCAGATCCTGTTCATGATCTACAAGATGTTCATCATCGGGAGCTATATCAGTTCCGAGGGGGGAATGCGCCAGAAAATGTATCGCGAGACCCTCGATCTCATCACGAAGGGCATTTTTCGCGGCACTGAATGGGATGTTCCCCGGAAAAAAGGTAAATGA